One window of Pelobates fuscus isolate aPelFus1 chromosome 9, aPelFus1.pri, whole genome shotgun sequence genomic DNA carries:
- the LOC134573641 gene encoding growth hormone secretagogue receptor type 1-like — protein MDINKSDMRLGSGFNDTTDSTDTLFQIEILIPVTIICITLFFLGVTGNVITILVFKRYKDMRSTVNMYLSSMAISDILIFLGMPSDLYRIWKYKPYIFGDFTCKFLVYLSETCTYCTILHITAVSVERYLAICFPLKSKIIITKKRVKIVIVVLWIFSIITAGPIMFLFGVDHPAESEPEESMECKYMEQSAQSGLFHLMIWVSTIYFFVPIFFLTVLYGLICRKLWNSKHGIRAGNRGKDHKQTVKMLAVVVVSFVLCWLPFHIGRILFALFGIKHLFYELTQYFSLVSMILFYLSASINPMLYNIMSQKYRAAMNKILKRRQSLQSRNMTRSEPPSMEGTELTSIN, from the exons ATGGATATCAACAAAAGTGATATGAGGCTTGGAAGTGGTTTTAACGATACTACAGATAGTACGGATACTTTGTTTCAAATTGAAATCCTGATTCCGGTAACGATAATTTGCATCACCCTCTTTTTCTTGGGCGTCACAGGAAACGTCATAACAATATTGGTTTTCAAACGATATAAGGACATGAGATCCACAGTAAATATGTATCTTTCCAGCATGGCTATCTCGGATATTCTTATCTTTCTTGGCATGCCTTCTGACTTGTACAGAATTTGGAAATATAAGCCATATATTTTTGGGGACTTTACTTGCAAGTTTCTGGTGTACCTGAGTGAGACGTGTACTTATTGCACAATCCTTCACATTACTGCTGTAAGTGTGGAGCGATACCTTGCTATATGCTTTCCCCTGAAATCAAAGATAATCATTACAAAGAAGAGGGTGAAAATTGTAATTGTTGTTCTGTGGATTTTTTCTATAATTACAGCTGGACCAATAATGTTCTTGTTTGGGGTGGATCACCCTGCTGAATCCGAACCAGAGGAATCCATGGAATGCAAATATATGGAGCAGTCAGCCCAAAGTGGGCTTTTCCATTTAATGATATGGGTTTCTACCATATATTTCTTCGTACCCATATTTTTTTTGACTGTGCTCTATGGACTTATCTGTAGGAAGCTATGGAACAGCAAGCATGGCATCAGGGCTGGCAATAGAGGAAAAGACCACAAGCAAACTGTTAAAATGTTAG ctGTTGTGGTTGTGTCCTTCGTGTTGTGCTGGTTACCTTTTCACATTGGCCGCATCCTGTTTGCCTTGTTTGGAATAAAACACCTATTTTATGAACTGACACAGTATTTCAGTTTAGTCTCTATGATTCTCTTTTACCTGAGCGCATCTATCAATCCCATGCTCTACAACATCATGTCACAGAAATACAGAGCGGCAATGAACAAGATCCTGAAAAGAAGACAATCTCTGCAATCCAGGAATATGACAAGAAGCGAGCCACCCTCTATGGAAGGGACAGAGCTCACCTCTATTAATTAA